A segment of the Litoribacterium kuwaitense genome:
TCGAGGAGAAACACGCTCAAGCCGTCGTAAATTTTGCTAAAGAAGTTGGTATCACTTCATTAGGTATCGCGATCGCTTTTTTCACAAGTAAGGAAGAAGTTTTAACACTGGCGAAAAAAATGAATGAGGCGGGTACTTTTTTCAAAGAAAATGGCTTGCAGCTGTATTATCATAACCACTTTCAAGAATTCCAAGAAATCGATGGAAAGTACATTTTAGATATCATTCTTGAAAACACAGATGAGGAGATCGTTAAAGTCGAGTTAGATACGTACTGGGCGTTGCGGGGCGGGGTCGACCCGATTGAATATATGAAAAAGTTAGGCTCACGCTGTGACCTTCTCCATCAAAAAGATCTTCCTGCAAGTGTTGAAACTGTTAACTTATTTGACGTCGTCGGACACGATGCCACTATTGATATGGACAAAATGGTTGAGTTGCATCAAATTGATGATTTTACCGAGGCTGGGCAAGGTGTTATGGATATTCCCGCGATCGTTCAAGCCTTTAAAGAGAAGCCGGAGGCGAAATATCTCTTTATTGAGCAAGATTGGACACGACGAAATCAACTGGAAAGTGTAGAAATGAGCTATCAGTATATTTCAAAGTATTTTT
Coding sequences within it:
- a CDS encoding sugar phosphate isomerase/epimerase family protein, giving the protein MAVEFGLQLYSVREELQKDFVGTLEKVASIGYKNVELFFHDANLEANVGNMSASELKGELDRLGLKAVSAHVALDFLEEKHAQAVVNFAKEVGITSLGIAIAFFTSKEEVLTLAKKMNEAGTFFKENGLQLYYHNHFQEFQEIDGKYILDIILENTDEEIVKVELDTYWALRGGVDPIEYMKKLGSRCDLLHQKDLPASVETVNLFDVVGHDATIDMDKMVELHQIDDFTEAGQGVMDIPAIVQAFKEKPEAKYLFIEQDWTRRNQLESVEMSYQYISKYF